The following proteins come from a genomic window of Deinococcus aerius:
- a CDS encoding sulfatase family protein, which yields MNPPNILLITTDQQRHDAVGVNGSPFLTTPNLDALASEGVNFERSYCPNAVCTPSRLSLMTGLFLSRHGGYNIGTTAPDKTRFLSAMLRAGGYRTHHIGKAHWHPWNEDSPEKAPVDELGTPWRDFVGFDTAEVATGHVTWGVSRHYARWLERRGINPAQYNRITRLFEYDPNETGAWGMPTAYHSGAWIVERAAAFLEGHDARQPFFLNLGFQDPHHPHAVPFDFEARVDEAALPPPISSAGDRSTPEPIELLRSGGINASRYRGPFEVAGNSGAHDWKAYFADERRSRATRAHYYTMVNLIDRQVGEVLGTLRRCGYERDTIVVFTSDHGDMLGDHDIGQKGPVAYESVLRVPLILRYPAGFGADTLAHPVSLVDLYPTLLGYAGLPCPPVDGLDLRPYLESGEVPARPGVRAEYKEEPDRLRYKAWITERYKLVVYPGETFGELYDLAADPHEHVNRFHDPDFTGIKAQLLLEMIGDMERSEPISERPSRV from the coding sequence ATGAACCCGCCTAATATCCTGCTCATCACCACCGACCAGCAGCGGCACGACGCCGTCGGGGTCAACGGCAGCCCCTTTCTGACGACGCCGAATCTGGATGCCCTCGCCTCGGAGGGGGTCAACTTCGAGCGCTCGTACTGCCCGAACGCCGTGTGTACCCCGTCGCGGCTGTCCCTGATGACGGGCCTGTTCCTGTCCCGTCACGGCGGGTACAACATCGGCACGACGGCGCCCGACAAGACGCGCTTCCTGAGCGCCATGCTCCGCGCGGGCGGCTACCGCACCCACCACATCGGCAAGGCGCACTGGCACCCCTGGAACGAGGACAGCCCCGAGAAGGCGCCGGTGGACGAACTCGGCACGCCCTGGCGCGACTTCGTCGGCTTCGACACGGCCGAGGTCGCCACCGGGCACGTCACCTGGGGCGTGAGTCGGCACTACGCCCGCTGGCTGGAGCGGCGGGGCATTAATCCGGCCCAGTACAACCGCATCACCCGCCTCTTCGAGTACGACCCCAACGAGACGGGGGCGTGGGGGATGCCGACCGCGTACCACAGCGGCGCCTGGATCGTCGAGCGGGCGGCGGCCTTTCTGGAGGGGCACGACGCCCGCCAGCCGTTCTTCCTGAATCTCGGCTTTCAGGACCCGCATCACCCCCACGCGGTCCCCTTCGACTTTGAGGCCCGGGTGGACGAGGCGGCCCTTCCCCCGCCGATCTCCAGCGCCGGGGACCGCAGCACGCCCGAGCCCATCGAGCTGCTGCGGTCTGGGGGCATCAATGCCAGCCGCTACCGGGGACCCTTCGAGGTGGCGGGCAACAGCGGCGCGCACGACTGGAAGGCCTATTTCGCGGACGAACGCCGCTCGCGGGCCACCCGCGCGCACTACTACACGATGGTGAACCTGATCGACCGGCAGGTGGGCGAGGTGCTGGGCACGCTGCGGCGCTGCGGGTACGAGCGGGACACCATCGTGGTCTTCACCTCCGACCACGGGGACATGCTGGGGGACCACGATATCGGCCAGAAGGGTCCCGTGGCCTACGAGAGCGTGCTGCGGGTGCCGCTGATCCTGCGCTACCCGGCGGGGTTCGGCGCGGATACGCTTGCCCACCCGGTCTCGCTGGTGGACCTCTACCCCACCCTGCTGGGCTACGCGGGGCTCCCCTGCCCGCCCGTGGACGGCCTCGACCTGCGCCCGTACCTGGAATCCGGCGAGGTGCCCGCGCGCCCCGGCGTCCGCGCCGAGTACAAGGAAGAACCCGACCGCCTGCGGTACAAGGCCTGGATCACCGAGCGGTACAAGCTGGTGGTGTACCCGGGCGAGACGTTCGGCGAGCTGTACGACCTGGCCGCGGACCCGCACGAACACGTCAACCGCTTCCACGACCCCGACTTCACCGGGATCAAGGCCCAGTTGCTGCTGGAGATGATCGGGGACATGGAGCGGTCCGAGCCCATCAGCGAGCGGCCAAGCCGGGTGTAA
- a CDS encoding ROK family protein — protein MPTLPLEAIPSHVLAIDIGGTKLAAGIVDAAGTLLDVARTPTHVEEGPDRVLGRILGLSRTLLGRSPVPVQSVGVGCGGPLDTERGLVQNPPNLPGWIDYPLAGRLREALGLPVALDNDANAAALAEFHFGAGRGTRHMVYLTVSTGIGSGLILNGELYRGKRGNAGELGHLQVRYDGDPCNCGGRGCLEAYASGTGIARRARERAARHPESLLARLAPDPRDLTAETVLTALRAGDPVARELWDETLDILAAGVASIVNAFDPERVVIGGGITNFGEFLFPPLRERVEGRAMPALVSGVDICPAELAEHVGVLGAAAVALRERQEVLV, from the coding sequence GTGCCCACGCTTCCGCTGGAGGCCATACCAAGCCATGTCCTGGCCATCGATATCGGCGGAACGAAGCTGGCCGCCGGGATCGTCGACGCCGCCGGGACGCTCCTCGATGTCGCCCGCACCCCCACCCACGTCGAGGAGGGCCCGGACCGGGTGCTGGGCCGCATCCTGGGCCTGAGCCGGACGCTCCTGGGGCGCAGCCCCGTGCCGGTGCAGAGCGTGGGCGTCGGCTGCGGCGGGCCGCTCGACACCGAGCGCGGCCTGGTCCAGAATCCCCCGAACCTGCCCGGCTGGATCGACTACCCCCTCGCCGGGCGCCTGCGCGAGGCCCTGGGGCTGCCCGTCGCGCTGGACAACGACGCCAACGCCGCCGCGCTGGCCGAGTTTCACTTCGGGGCCGGGCGCGGCACCCGGCACATGGTATACCTCACCGTCTCGACCGGCATCGGCAGCGGCCTGATCCTGAACGGGGAACTGTACCGGGGCAAGCGCGGCAACGCGGGCGAACTCGGTCACCTCCAGGTCCGGTACGACGGCGACCCCTGCAACTGCGGCGGGCGGGGCTGCCTGGAAGCCTACGCCTCGGGCACGGGCATCGCCCGCCGCGCCCGGGAGCGGGCCGCCCGGCACCCCGAGTCGCTGCTCGCGCGCCTGGCCCCGGACCCGCGGGACCTCACCGCCGAGACGGTCCTGACTGCCCTCCGGGCGGGAGACCCCGTCGCCCGGGAACTGTGGGACGAGACGCTCGACATCCTGGCCGCCGGAGTGGCGAGCATCGTGAACGCCTTTGACCCGGAGCGGGTTGTGATCGGGGGGGGCATCACCAATTTCGGCGAATTCCTGTTTCCACCCCTGCGTGAGCGGGTCGAGGGGCGCGCGATGCCCGCGCTGGTCTCCGGTGTCGACATCTGCCCGGCGGAACTGGCCGAGCACGTGGGAGTGCTGGGCGCGGCGGCGGTGGCCCTGCGGGAACGGCAGGAGGTTCTGGTATGA
- a CDS encoding alpha-mannosidase, whose product MTTDVTHAVFHMIGNGHIDPVWLWNWPEGFQEIKATYRSALDRLSEHPDFIFTCSSAGHLAWIEANEPEMFAEIQARVREGRWALVGGWWVQPDCNLPGGESFVRQGLYGQRFFQSRFGRTADTGYNPDSFGHAGTLPQILLKSGLTRYTFMRPGPHEQALPGRLFWWEGPDGSRVLTFRIPYEYCTWGKDLEAHVRKCMTELGQPVDELMCFYGVGNHGGGPTRENLASIARMNGEEDLPELRFSDPSRYFDAVQGRRVPVWTDELQHHAVGCYAAHSGVKRWNRQAELALVRAEKLATLATAVTGLPYPGADLERAWKRVLFNQFHDILAGSSIESAYEDARHEYGEALATAQHVTNAAALRLSWRVSIPQREGSKPYVVFNPHAFPVRLPVEHETGGVPESFTVTDEGGRPIPAQRIRSEATVTGWRKRLTWLVDLPPLGYRTYTILPGAAPEFPAVEASDTHLENAAYRLDMDPQTGGIARLLDKRGEVDVFRDTAAVGLVLRDDSDTWSHGVFRYGDPVGRFADATCTLVERGPVRSTVRAVSRYGGSTLTQEFSLFADQPYVEVRVRVDWHERHRVLKLHFPAHLLAPQATFEAPYGVTTRPTDGSEEPGQRWVDLSGVFRPTGAVRGLTLVNDAKSSYDTLDTNIRLTVLRSPIIAHHDPYVPSQDGDYRFLDQGEQTFTYWLYPHEGTWREAGVPRLAATLTERPVIIPETYHPGPLDPAGSFLSAEPENVQVTVLKRAEDGRGHVLRLVETHGQPTRAHLTLPFLGRELRTPLGAYEIKTLLIPDGDGPVLTLNLTELETLGEA is encoded by the coding sequence ATGACCACGGACGTGACACACGCCGTGTTCCACATGATCGGCAACGGCCACATCGACCCCGTGTGGCTGTGGAACTGGCCGGAGGGCTTTCAGGAGATCAAGGCGACCTACCGCTCGGCGCTCGACCGCCTGAGTGAACACCCCGACTTCATCTTCACCTGCTCGTCCGCCGGGCACCTCGCCTGGATCGAGGCGAACGAGCCCGAGATGTTCGCGGAGATTCAGGCCCGCGTCCGGGAGGGCCGCTGGGCACTCGTCGGGGGCTGGTGGGTGCAGCCCGACTGCAACCTCCCCGGCGGGGAGAGCTTCGTGCGGCAGGGTCTGTACGGCCAGCGCTTCTTCCAGTCGCGCTTTGGCCGCACCGCCGACACCGGGTACAACCCCGACTCCTTCGGGCACGCGGGCACGCTCCCGCAGATCCTGCTGAAAAGCGGCCTGACCCGCTACACCTTCATGCGCCCCGGCCCGCACGAGCAGGCGCTGCCGGGGCGCCTGTTCTGGTGGGAGGGGCCGGACGGCTCGCGGGTCCTCACCTTCCGCATCCCGTACGAGTACTGCACCTGGGGCAAGGACCTGGAGGCGCACGTCCGCAAGTGCATGACCGAACTCGGCCAGCCGGTCGACGAGCTGATGTGCTTTTACGGGGTGGGCAATCACGGCGGGGGTCCCACCCGGGAGAACCTCGCCTCCATCGCGCGCATGAACGGCGAGGAGGACCTGCCCGAGCTGCGCTTCAGCGACCCCAGCCGCTACTTCGACGCGGTGCAGGGCCGCCGGGTGCCGGTCTGGACCGACGAGTTGCAGCACCACGCGGTGGGCTGCTACGCGGCGCATTCCGGGGTCAAGCGCTGGAACCGCCAGGCGGAACTCGCGCTCGTGCGGGCGGAAAAGCTGGCGACGCTCGCCACGGCGGTCACCGGCCTCCCCTATCCGGGGGCGGACCTGGAGCGGGCCTGGAAGCGGGTGCTGTTCAACCAGTTCCACGACATCCTGGCGGGCAGTTCCATCGAGAGCGCCTACGAGGACGCCCGCCACGAGTACGGCGAGGCGCTCGCCACCGCCCAGCATGTCACCAACGCCGCCGCCTTGCGCCTGAGCTGGCGGGTGAGCATCCCCCAGCGGGAGGGCAGCAAACCCTACGTCGTGTTCAACCCGCACGCCTTCCCGGTGCGCCTGCCCGTCGAGCACGAGACCGGCGGGGTGCCGGAGAGCTTCACCGTCACCGACGAGGGGGGCCGCCCCATTCCCGCCCAGCGCATCCGGTCCGAGGCGACCGTCACCGGCTGGCGCAAACGCCTGACCTGGCTGGTGGACCTGCCCCCTCTCGGCTACCGCACCTATACCATCCTGCCCGGGGCCGCCCCCGAATTCCCGGCGGTGGAGGCCAGCGATACTCACCTGGAGAACGCCGCGTACCGGCTCGACATGGACCCGCAGACGGGGGGCATCGCGCGGCTGCTCGACAAGCGCGGAGAGGTGGACGTGTTCCGCGACACCGCCGCCGTCGGTCTGGTCCTGCGCGACGACAGCGACACCTGGAGCCACGGGGTCTTCCGGTATGGCGACCCCGTGGGCCGCTTCGCGGACGCGACCTGCACCCTGGTGGAGCGCGGCCCGGTGAGGAGCACGGTGCGCGCGGTGAGCCGTTACGGCGGCAGCACCCTGACGCAGGAGTTCTCCCTGTTCGCGGACCAGCCGTACGTGGAGGTGCGCGTCCGGGTGGACTGGCACGAGCGGCACCGGGTGCTGAAGCTGCACTTCCCGGCCCACCTGCTGGCCCCGCAGGCCACCTTCGAGGCGCCGTACGGCGTCACCACCCGGCCCACCGACGGCAGCGAGGAGCCCGGACAGCGCTGGGTGGACCTGAGCGGCGTCTTCCGCCCCACGGGCGCCGTCCGCGGCCTAACCCTGGTCAACGACGCGAAGTCCAGCTACGACACCCTGGACACGAACATTCGGCTGACGGTCCTGCGTTCCCCCATCATCGCCCACCACGATCCCTACGTCCCAAGCCAGGACGGCGACTACCGCTTCCTGGACCAGGGCGAGCAGACCTTCACATACTGGCTCTACCCGCACGAGGGCACCTGGCGGGAGGCCGGGGTTCCCCGCCTGGCCGCCACCCTGACCGAGCGCCCCGTCATCATTCCCGAGACGTACCACCCGGGACCGCTGGACCCGGCGGGGTCCTTCCTGTCGGCCGAGCCGGAAAACGTGCAGGTCACGGTGCTTAAACGCGCCGAGGACGGCCGCGGCCACGTCCTGCGCCTCGTCGAGACGCACGGCCAGCCGACCCGGGCGCACCTGACGCTCCCTTTTCTCGGGCGGGAACTCCGCACGCCGCTGGGCGCCTACGAGATCAAGACCCTTCTCATCCCCGACGGGGACGGCCCGGTCCTGACCCTGAACCTCACGGAGCTGGAGACGCTGGGGGAAGCGTGA
- the nagA gene encoding N-acetylglucosamine-6-phosphate deacetylase: MRELWIENVRVVAEAGLMEGGAVRVAGGRIAAVATGPAPREDASPVLDGGGGLLIPGLIDVHIHGASGHDMMDGRRASIEGVSRACAATGCTSFLVTSVSSTLEALLRLVDRVREVIGQEPGAAIAGIHAEGPYLNVKRKGMQNEAFLRHPSLPEMRQVLDHAGPLLRMVTLAPELPGGLELTTFLRERGVIVAVAHSDATYDEALAAFRHGASHVTHCFNGMRPIHHRDPGLIVAAFEAPHVSVQAIVDHVHLHPATVRLMHRLKGPGGMVLITDALQAMGLGDGEYSFGGHAVTVRDGVARLADGTLASSTVTMNGALRNTVGIGIPLVDAVTMAATTPADLLGLPHKGRIAVGADADLALLDEDYRVCWTMIGGRMVFQAGGEVADRPPPPSA, encoded by the coding sequence GTGCGGGAGTTGTGGATCGAGAATGTGCGCGTGGTGGCGGAGGCGGGCCTGATGGAGGGCGGCGCCGTTCGGGTCGCGGGTGGGCGGATCGCCGCGGTAGCAACCGGCCCGGCGCCCCGGGAGGACGCTTCGCCTGTCCTGGACGGCGGGGGAGGGCTGCTCATCCCCGGCCTGATTGACGTGCATATCCACGGGGCAAGCGGGCACGACATGATGGACGGCAGGCGCGCGAGCATCGAGGGGGTCTCGCGCGCCTGCGCGGCGACCGGCTGCACGTCCTTTCTCGTCACGTCCGTCAGCTCCACCCTGGAGGCGCTGCTGCGGCTGGTGGACCGCGTGCGGGAGGTGATCGGCCAGGAGCCGGGGGCGGCCATCGCCGGAATCCACGCCGAGGGCCCTTACCTGAACGTGAAGCGCAAGGGCATGCAGAACGAGGCCTTTCTGCGCCACCCCAGCCTCCCGGAGATGCGGCAGGTGCTGGACCACGCCGGGCCGCTGCTCCGAATGGTCACGCTGGCGCCCGAATTGCCCGGCGGCCTGGAACTGACAACTTTCCTGCGGGAGCGCGGGGTGATCGTCGCCGTCGCCCACTCGGACGCGACCTACGACGAGGCGCTGGCCGCCTTCCGGCACGGCGCCAGCCACGTCACGCACTGCTTCAACGGGATGCGGCCCATCCACCACCGCGACCCCGGCCTGATCGTCGCCGCGTTCGAGGCGCCGCACGTCAGCGTGCAGGCCATCGTGGACCACGTCCACCTCCATCCCGCCACCGTGCGCCTGATGCACCGGCTGAAGGGACCCGGCGGGATGGTCCTGATCACCGACGCCCTCCAGGCGATGGGCCTGGGCGACGGGGAGTATTCGTTCGGCGGGCATGCCGTGACAGTGCGGGACGGCGTGGCTCGCCTGGCAGACGGCACGCTGGCCTCCAGCACCGTGACCATGAACGGGGCGCTGAGGAACACTGTCGGGATCGGCATTCCCCTGGTGGACGCCGTCACGATGGCCGCGACCACCCCCGCCGACCTGCTCGGCCTGCCGCACAAGGGCCGCATCGCCGTCGGCGCGGACGCGGACCTGGCGCTGCTCGACGAGGACTACCGGGTGTGCTGGACGATGATCGGGGGGCGGATGGTGTTTCAGGCTGGTGGCGAGGTGGCCGACCGTCCCCCGCCGCCCTCGGCCTGA
- a CDS encoding ABC transporter substrate-binding protein, whose amino-acid sequence MNRKVLVMTGMLIGLNALAAPSLAQRVTLRFSAHWLSEQRRPTINRIVDTWNQRNPNVQVEYTGVPFDQIITKTLAGVAAGNAPDVVVIDIRTSKQRAAKNQNVNMSALGADQLKSGFYPNLWATGTYNGKQYALPFVTDTRVLFYNKDAFKAAGLDPNKPPRSWDDLWTYAAKLDKKDGNRWTRIGFHPNFGDFGYDGWVTNAGGSLWDAGYDNPRINNPTAVKVLAWMKKWNDKYGAANVAAFKASFGGGAQDEFMSGKVPMVVRNGNYLSTLKQYAPNLNFGFVAVPTEDGKQDGNSSWGGGFNIEIPRGTDHPKEAFAFARYLATEGAKIWAAEQNDLPGYQVARLANKNPNFLKLAGNLKYTFVSVAPIYGAGVDTVVSKAVDDVLLRGKDPKAALDEAQATATKMVTEAQRNASR is encoded by the coding sequence ATGAATCGGAAGGTCCTCGTCATGACCGGTATGCTTATCGGCCTGAATGCCCTGGCGGCTCCCAGCCTGGCGCAAAGAGTCACGCTGCGCTTCTCGGCCCACTGGCTGAGTGAGCAGCGCCGCCCCACCATCAACCGCATCGTCGATACCTGGAACCAGCGCAACCCCAACGTCCAGGTGGAGTACACCGGCGTGCCCTTCGACCAGATCATCACCAAAACCCTCGCCGGGGTCGCGGCCGGGAACGCGCCCGACGTGGTCGTGATCGACATCCGCACCAGCAAGCAGCGCGCGGCCAAGAACCAGAACGTGAACATGAGCGCGCTGGGGGCCGATCAGCTCAAGAGCGGCTTTTATCCCAACCTGTGGGCCACCGGCACCTACAACGGCAAGCAGTACGCGCTGCCCTTCGTGACCGACACGCGGGTGCTGTTTTACAACAAGGACGCGTTCAAGGCCGCGGGCCTCGACCCCAACAAGCCGCCCAGGAGCTGGGACGACCTGTGGACCTACGCCGCCAAGCTCGACAAGAAGGACGGCAACCGCTGGACGCGCATCGGCTTCCACCCGAACTTCGGTGACTTCGGCTACGACGGCTGGGTCACCAACGCGGGCGGCTCGTTGTGGGACGCGGGCTACGACAACCCGCGCATCAACAACCCCACCGCCGTGAAGGTGCTGGCGTGGATGAAGAAGTGGAACGACAAGTACGGGGCGGCCAACGTCGCCGCCTTCAAGGCCTCCTTCGGCGGCGGGGCGCAGGACGAGTTCATGTCCGGCAAGGTGCCCATGGTGGTCCGCAACGGCAACTACCTCAGCACCCTGAAGCAGTACGCCCCGAACCTGAACTTCGGGTTCGTGGCGGTCCCGACCGAGGACGGCAAGCAGGACGGCAACAGCTCGTGGGGGGGCGGCTTCAACATCGAGATTCCCCGCGGCACCGACCATCCCAAGGAAGCGTTCGCCTTTGCCCGGTACCTCGCCACCGAGGGCGCCAAGATCTGGGCCGCCGAGCAGAACGACCTGCCCGGCTATCAGGTGGCGCGGCTGGCGAACAAGAACCCCAACTTTCTCAAGCTCGCGGGCAACCTGAAGTACACCTTCGTGAGCGTCGCGCCGATCTACGGCGCCGGGGTGGACACCGTCGTCAGCAAGGCGGTGGACGACGTGCTGCTGCGCGGCAAGGACCCCAAGGCGGCGCTGGACGAGGCCCAGGCCACGGCCACGAAGATGGTGACCGAGGCGCAGCGGAACGCCTCGCGCTGA
- a CDS encoding sulfatase: MPRNVILIQIDSLNRHFLRTYGNGWVQTPNLDAFARRAVVFDRHYTGSLPCMPARREIWAGVEEFWWRGWGPLEPWDEPIAYHANRAGITTGLVTDHYHFFEWGAHSYHHDFAGYEFIRGHEHDNHVTAPLREEPAWARRMVAEHGEGARIYLRNVASFRDEADFFGPRVMDAAARWLDRNHMLERFYLHVDSFDVHEPFHIPEPYRSLYTDEAPEDFNPWPRYGRSDVGELALSERELGWVRAQFAGKLTMVDTWLGRVFDALSRHNLWEDTAVIITTDHGHYLGEHGRIGKPASPLWNTLTHIPLLVWCPGQPARREGAVTQTVDLHATVLDLLGLSSPAPHSRSFLPVLLGQRSTHRDLAVYGYANARVGVTNGEWTLLRDHDPELGAAHWYSLQVGQLDYRSQPARQNRPTVFPDLVAGQFIPGVRTPHWRMPARSGDIRHLPPRREDLLYRADDAEQLRDLRAEHPGEVRRLEDQLRAYMLHLGAPEEQFARLRL; the protein is encoded by the coding sequence ATGCCCCGGAACGTCATCCTCATTCAGATCGACTCGCTCAATCGGCACTTTCTGCGGACGTACGGCAATGGCTGGGTCCAGACGCCCAACCTCGACGCGTTTGCCCGGCGGGCCGTCGTCTTCGACCGGCACTACACGGGCTCTCTGCCCTGCATGCCCGCCCGGCGGGAAATCTGGGCGGGCGTGGAGGAATTCTGGTGGCGCGGGTGGGGCCCTCTGGAGCCGTGGGACGAGCCCATCGCCTACCACGCGAACCGCGCGGGCATCACCACCGGGCTCGTCACCGACCACTACCACTTCTTCGAGTGGGGCGCGCACAGCTACCATCACGACTTCGCCGGGTACGAATTCATCCGCGGGCACGAACACGACAATCACGTCACCGCCCCGCTGCGGGAGGAGCCCGCCTGGGCACGGCGGATGGTCGCCGAGCACGGCGAGGGTGCCCGCATCTACCTGCGGAACGTCGCCTCCTTTCGGGACGAGGCGGATTTCTTCGGGCCAAGGGTGATGGACGCCGCGGCCCGCTGGCTCGACCGGAACCACATGCTGGAGCGTTTTTACCTGCACGTGGACAGCTTCGACGTGCACGAGCCCTTCCATATCCCCGAGCCCTACCGCAGCCTGTATACGGACGAGGCGCCGGAGGACTTCAACCCCTGGCCCCGCTATGGCCGCAGTGACGTGGGCGAACTCGCCCTGAGCGAGCGGGAACTGGGCTGGGTCCGCGCGCAGTTCGCCGGGAAGCTCACGATGGTGGACACCTGGCTGGGCCGCGTGTTCGACGCCCTGAGCCGACATAACCTGTGGGAGGACACTGCCGTCATCATCACGACGGACCACGGGCACTACCTGGGGGAACATGGGCGCATCGGCAAACCCGCGAGCCCGCTGTGGAACACCCTGACCCATATTCCCCTGCTGGTGTGGTGCCCCGGACAGCCCGCGCGGCGGGAGGGGGCGGTCACGCAGACGGTGGACCTGCACGCCACGGTGCTCGACCTGCTCGGCCTATCCAGCCCCGCGCCCCACTCCCGCTCCTTCCTGCCCGTGCTGCTCGGCCAGCGTTCCACGCACCGTGACCTGGCCGTGTATGGGTACGCCAACGCGCGGGTCGGCGTCACGAACGGCGAGTGGACGCTGCTGCGGGACCACGACCCCGAACTCGGCGCGGCCCACTGGTACTCGCTTCAGGTGGGTCAACTCGACTACCGCAGCCAGCCCGCGCGGCAAAACCGGCCCACCGTGTTCCCGGACCTGGTGGCCGGACAGTTCATTCCCGGCGTGCGGACCCCCCACTGGCGGATGCCCGCCCGGTCGGGCGATATCCGGCACCTGCCGCCCCGCCGAGAAGACCTGCTGTACCGGGCGGACGACGCGGAGCAACTCCGGGACCTGCGGGCCGAACACCCCGGCGAGGTCCGGCGGCTGGAGGACCAGTTGAGGGCGTATATGTTGCACCTCGGTGCCCCGGAGGAACAGTTCGCCCGCCTGCGGCTGTGA
- a CDS encoding D-sedoheptulose-7-phosphate isomerase — protein MTAARHLQTYIDRHREALDRLGDLAPGVTAAAQACVSALTNGHKLVTCGNGGSAADAQHFAAELTGRYRRERRPLPALALTTDSSALTCIGNDYAFDEVFARQVRALVGPGDVLVGITTSGNSANVVKALAAARDRGAVTVALTGEAGGEAARHADITLKAPSSRTAHIQEMHILLIHVLCESIDDAFVEDDVAEETPA, from the coding sequence ATGACAGCAGCGCGGCATCTCCAGACCTACATCGACCGGCACCGCGAGGCGCTCGACCGGCTGGGTGATCTCGCGCCCGGGGTGACGGCGGCGGCCCAGGCCTGCGTCAGCGCCCTGACGAACGGCCACAAGCTCGTGACCTGCGGCAACGGCGGCAGCGCCGCGGACGCGCAGCACTTCGCGGCGGAACTGACCGGGCGCTACCGGCGCGAGCGCCGCCCCCTGCCCGCGCTGGCCCTGACCACCGACTCCAGCGCGCTGACCTGCATCGGCAACGACTACGCCTTCGACGAGGTGTTCGCCCGCCAGGTCCGGGCGCTCGTGGGGCCGGGCGACGTGCTGGTCGGCATCACCACCAGCGGCAACAGCGCCAACGTGGTCAAGGCCCTTGCGGCTGCGCGAGACCGGGGCGCCGTCACGGTCGCCCTGACCGGAGAAGCGGGCGGGGAGGCGGCCCGGCACGCGGACATCACCCTGAAAGCTCCGAGCAGCCGGACTGCACACATTCAGGAGATGCACATCCTGCTCATCCACGTGCTGTGCGAGAGCATCGACGACGCCTTCGTGGAGGACGACGTGGCCGAGGAAACCCCCGCATGA
- a CDS encoding glycosyltransferase → MRRLRILTWPVHGSYMYYLSQAPHDFYLPVKEGGLNGYGGRGDYDLLGGNVRDIPAEEVKSAPFDVILFQGRWHYEVDQYELLSEAQRQLPRIYLEHDPPRESPTDTKHPVDDPNVLLVHVTHFNDLMWDPGRTPTRVVEHGVIVPPDARYTGELERGLVVVNNLRLRGRRLGADVFQRARERLPLDLAGMDAEAFGGWSLHLEDLHRMQGRYRFFLNPIRYTSLGLAVCEAMMVGLPIVGLATTEMVTAVRHGVSGYLDTDVDRVVEYGQLLLREPGHARELGEAARRTAQERFGIGRFAHDWSEVFLDVAGR, encoded by the coding sequence ATGCGTCGACTTCGTATCCTGACCTGGCCGGTGCATGGCAGCTACATGTACTACCTGTCGCAGGCGCCCCACGACTTCTACCTGCCGGTCAAGGAGGGTGGGCTGAACGGGTACGGTGGGCGGGGCGACTACGACCTTCTGGGTGGGAACGTCCGGGATATTCCCGCCGAGGAGGTGAAGTCCGCGCCGTTCGACGTGATCCTCTTCCAGGGCCGCTGGCACTACGAGGTCGACCAGTACGAGCTGCTCAGCGAGGCCCAGCGGCAACTGCCCCGCATCTACCTGGAACACGACCCGCCGCGCGAGTCGCCGACCGACACGAAGCATCCGGTCGACGATCCGAATGTGCTGCTGGTCCACGTCACCCACTTCAACGACCTGATGTGGGACCCGGGCCGCACCCCCACCCGGGTCGTCGAACACGGGGTGATCGTGCCGCCGGACGCGCGCTACACGGGGGAGCTGGAACGCGGTCTGGTCGTCGTCAACAACCTACGGCTGAGGGGGCGGCGGCTCGGAGCCGACGTGTTCCAGCGCGCGAGGGAGCGGCTGCCGCTTGACCTCGCCGGCATGGACGCGGAGGCGTTCGGGGGCTGGTCGCTGCATCTGGAGGACCTGCACCGGATGCAGGGCCGTTACCGCTTCTTCCTCAATCCCATCCGCTATACCAGCCTGGGCCTAGCGGTGTGCGAGGCGATGATGGTCGGTCTGCCCATCGTTGGGCTGGCGACCACGGAGATGGTCACGGCGGTCCGTCACGGTGTCAGCGGCTACCTGGACACCGACGTTGACCGGGTGGTGGAGTACGGCCAGCTCCTGCTGCGTGAGCCGGGGCACGCCCGGGAACTGGGGGAGGCTGCCCGCCGCACCGCCCAGGAGCGCTTTGGGATCGGGCGCTTTGCCCACGACTGGAGTGAGGTTTTTCTGGATGTGGCGGGGCGCTGA